One genomic region from Muriicola soli encodes:
- a CDS encoding flavodoxin family protein — translation MSEQLKRMTAQHCENPPAKYDDLKVLFLNCTLNRTPVLSHTEGLIKKAQMIFDSVGASTKIIRPVDYTIPAGLGLDMSTTPEWEKDDWPMIQKEVDECDILILCTSVWLGEKSSVCNRTLERMYGYTHQFNEKGQYRDYGKVGATLITGNEDGVKHCAMNILFSLSHIGYTVPPQADAGWMGEAGPGPSYRDEGSGGPENDFTNRNTTFLVWNCLHLARMLKDQGGVPAYGNLPDEWKAGCTTGMDSPEHKR, via the coding sequence ATGAGCGAACAACTAAAAAGAATGACTGCACAGCATTGCGAAAATCCACCTGCGAAGTATGATGACCTAAAAGTATTATTTCTGAATTGTACTTTAAACAGAACACCTGTATTATCTCATACGGAAGGGTTGATAAAAAAGGCGCAAATGATTTTTGATTCAGTGGGCGCATCAACAAAAATCATTAGACCAGTAGATTATACTATTCCAGCGGGTTTGGGATTAGATATGTCTACAACACCTGAATGGGAGAAGGATGATTGGCCAATGATCCAAAAAGAAGTAGACGAATGTGATATTTTAATTTTATGTACCTCTGTCTGGTTAGGCGAAAAGTCATCCGTTTGTAACCGAACATTGGAAAGAATGTATGGGTATACTCATCAATTTAACGAAAAAGGGCAATACAGAGATTATGGAAAAGTGGGTGCTACGCTTATAACAGGAAACGAAGACGGTGTAAAGCATTGTGCTATGAATATTCTATTCTCGCTGTCACACATAGGTTATACGGTACCTCCACAAGCCGATGCTGGATGGATGGGAGAAGCAGGGCCCGGACCGTCTTACAGGGATGAAGGTTCTGGCGGACCTGAAAATGATTTTACCAATAGAAACACCACTTTCCTTGTTTGGAATTGCCTTCACCTGGCAAGAATGTTGAAAGACCAGGGAGGCGTACCTGCATACGGGAACTTACCGGACGAATGGAAAGCCGGTTGTACAACCGGGATGGACAGTCCGGAACACAAAAGATAA